A section of the Flavobacterium sp. CG_23.5 genome encodes:
- the lpdA gene encoding dihydrolipoyl dehydrogenase — MKYDIIVLGSGPGGYVTAIRASQLGFKVAIIEKENLGGVCLNWGCIPTKALLKSAQVFDYLKHASDYGLTVSEFDKDFSAVVNRSRNVADGMSKGVQFLMKKNKIDVIDGFGKLKPGKKVDVTDKDSKVTEYEADHIIIATGARARELPNLPQDGVKVIEYRKAMTLATQPKSMIVVGSGAIGVEFAHFYNTMGTDVTIVEFMPNVVPVEDEDISKQMERSLKKAGIKIMTSSSVERILTTGDGVKAFVKTAKGEVVLEADILLSAVGIKTNIENIGLEEVGIATDKDKILVNDFSQTNIPGYYAIGDVTPGQALAHVASAEGINCVEKIAGLHVEPIDYGNVPGCTYATPEIASVGLTEKQAKEKGYELKIGKFPFSASGKAKAAGTPDGFVKVIFDAKYGEWLGCHMIGAGVTDMIAEAVVARKLETTGHEILKSIHPHPTMSEAVMEAVADAYGEVIHL, encoded by the coding sequence ATGAAATACGATATTATAGTTTTAGGAAGTGGTCCTGGAGGATATGTTACCGCCATTAGAGCATCGCAATTAGGCTTTAAAGTAGCCATAATTGAGAAAGAAAACTTAGGTGGAGTTTGTCTAAACTGGGGTTGTATCCCAACAAAAGCATTACTAAAATCAGCTCAGGTTTTTGATTATCTAAAACACGCTTCTGATTATGGATTGACTGTTTCTGAATTTGATAAAGATTTTTCAGCAGTTGTAAATCGCAGTAGAAATGTTGCAGACGGAATGAGCAAAGGGGTTCAATTCCTGATGAAAAAAAATAAAATTGACGTAATCGATGGTTTTGGAAAACTAAAACCAGGAAAAAAAGTGGATGTTACTGACAAAGATTCAAAAGTTACGGAGTACGAAGCAGATCATATCATTATTGCTACTGGAGCGCGCGCTCGTGAGTTGCCTAATTTGCCACAAGACGGTGTAAAAGTAATAGAATATCGTAAAGCAATGACTTTGGCAACACAACCAAAATCGATGATTGTCGTAGGTTCTGGAGCAATTGGAGTTGAATTTGCACATTTCTATAACACAATGGGAACTGATGTTACCATCGTTGAATTCATGCCAAACGTAGTTCCTGTTGAAGATGAAGATATTTCGAAACAAATGGAACGCTCGTTAAAAAAAGCGGGAATCAAAATCATGACCAGCTCATCAGTAGAAAGGATTCTCACGACTGGTGATGGAGTAAAAGCATTTGTAAAAACGGCCAAAGGAGAAGTAGTTCTGGAAGCTGATATTTTGCTTTCTGCTGTTGGAATCAAAACTAACATTGAAAACATAGGTCTTGAAGAAGTTGGAATTGCTACTGACAAAGATAAAATTTTGGTGAACGATTTCAGCCAAACCAATATTCCGGGTTATTACGCCATTGGTGATGTTACGCCGGGACAAGCATTAGCTCACGTAGCTTCTGCCGAAGGAATCAATTGTGTGGAAAAAATTGCAGGTCTTCACGTAGAACCTATCGATTACGGAAACGTACCGGGTTGTACCTATGCAACTCCTGAAATTGCTTCTGTTGGTTTAACAGAAAAACAAGCTAAAGAAAAAGGATACGAATTAAAAATTGGTAAATTCCCATTCTCAGCTTCTGGAAAAGCGAAAGCTGCCGGAACGCCGGATGGTTTTGTAAAAGTAATTTTTGACGCTAAATATGGCGAATGGTTGGGTTGCCACATGATTGGTGCTGGCGTTACGGATATGATTGCGGAAGCAGTTGTAGCGCGTAAACTGGAAACAACAGGACACGAAATCCTAAAATCAATTCACCCACACCCTACAATGAGTGAAGCTGTTATGGAAGCTGTGGCTGATGCATACGGTGAAGTAATCCATTTATAG
- the rho gene encoding transcription termination factor Rho: MFDISALKEMKLSELQEIAKSAKTIKFNGVKKETLISQILEHQTTNVDSALDKNKESNVVSVIDRKQEETGEDDKPKRARIVPAKKVAIQKTPVNSILQVEENQMEISSPDQLITAEPIIKTVETLEAKETVETENKVGKIVKFSKSAYEKKIALKKDKEEVKEAAPKESEGATELGTEENIEVSAPVKKINPNQLHKQNQAVNPNQNGNQNGNQNPNFKSKKSNFAASDFEFDGIIESEGVLEMMPDGYGFLRSSDYNYLASPDDIYLSTSQIRLFGLKTGDTVKGVVRPPKEGEKFFPLVRVLKINGHDPQVVRDRVSFEHLTPVFPSEKFKLAEKESTISTRIIDLFSPIGKGQRGMIVAQPKTGKTMLLKDIANAIAANHPEVYLIVLLIDERPEEVTDMQRSVRGEVIASTFDREPQEHVKIANIVLEKAKRLVECGHDVVILLDSITRLARAYNTVQPASGKVLSGGVDANALQKPKRFFGAARNVENGGSLSIIATALTETGSKMDEVIFEEFKGTGNMELQLDRKIANKRIFPAIDLTSSSTRRDDLLLDQKTLQRMWIMRKYLSDMNPVEAMDFINDRFKKTKNNEEFLISMND; encoded by the coding sequence ATGTTTGATATTTCTGCATTAAAAGAAATGAAGCTATCTGAGCTTCAAGAAATAGCTAAATCAGCTAAAACCATAAAGTTTAACGGTGTAAAAAAAGAGACCTTAATTAGTCAGATTTTAGAACATCAGACTACTAATGTTGATTCAGCATTGGATAAAAATAAGGAAAGCAATGTTGTTTCTGTTATTGATAGAAAACAAGAAGAAACTGGTGAAGATGATAAACCAAAAAGAGCACGAATTGTTCCTGCTAAAAAAGTGGCGATTCAAAAGACTCCAGTAAATTCTATTTTGCAAGTTGAAGAAAATCAAATGGAGATCAGTTCTCCGGATCAATTAATTACTGCGGAACCGATTATAAAAACAGTGGAAACACTAGAAGCTAAAGAAACCGTTGAAACTGAAAACAAAGTAGGTAAAATTGTAAAATTCAGTAAATCAGCCTACGAAAAGAAAATTGCCTTAAAAAAGGATAAAGAAGAAGTAAAGGAAGCTGCTCCTAAAGAAAGTGAAGGTGCAACAGAATTAGGGACAGAAGAAAATATTGAAGTTTCTGCACCGGTAAAAAAGATAAATCCAAATCAATTACATAAGCAAAATCAAGCCGTAAATCCAAACCAAAACGGAAACCAAAACGGAAATCAAAACCCAAACTTTAAAAGTAAGAAAAGTAATTTTGCAGCTTCTGATTTTGAATTTGATGGAATTATTGAAAGTGAAGGCGTTCTGGAAATGATGCCTGATGGTTATGGCTTCTTGCGTTCTTCCGATTATAATTATTTGGCTTCGCCGGATGATATTTATTTATCAACATCACAAATTAGATTGTTCGGACTTAAAACTGGAGATACCGTAAAAGGAGTAGTTCGTCCCCCAAAAGAAGGAGAGAAATTTTTCCCTTTGGTTCGCGTTTTGAAAATAAACGGACATGATCCGCAGGTAGTTCGCGATAGAGTTTCATTCGAACATTTAACTCCTGTTTTTCCATCGGAAAAATTCAAATTGGCCGAGAAGGAAAGCACGATATCTACCCGAATTATTGATTTGTTTTCTCCAATAGGAAAAGGACAACGTGGTATGATTGTGGCTCAGCCTAAAACAGGTAAAACCATGTTGCTTAAAGATATTGCAAATGCAATTGCAGCTAACCATCCTGAAGTCTATTTAATAGTTTTGTTGATAGACGAGCGTCCGGAAGAGGTTACTGATATGCAACGCAGTGTACGTGGGGAAGTAATTGCTTCCACTTTTGACAGAGAACCTCAGGAGCATGTGAAAATTGCGAATATTGTTCTCGAAAAAGCAAAACGTCTGGTAGAATGTGGTCATGATGTAGTGATTCTTTTGGATTCTATTACTCGTTTAGCAAGAGCGTACAATACAGTACAGCCTGCGTCAGGAAAAGTATTAAGTGGAGGTGTAGATGCTAATGCATTACAAAAACCAAAACGTTTCTTTGGTGCTGCTCGTAATGTTGAGAATGGAGGTTCGTTAAGTATTATTGCAACCGCTTTAACCGAAACAGGATCCAAAATGGATGAAGTGATTTTTGAAGAATTTAAAGGTACTGGAAATATGGAACTGCAATTGGATAGAAAAATTGCAAACAAACGTATCTTCCCAGCTATCGATTTGACTTCTTCTAGCACAAGACGTGATGATTTATTATTAGATCAAAAAACATTACAACGCATGTGGATTATGAGAAAATATCTTTCAGATATGAATCCGGTGGAAGCAATGGATTTTATTAACGATCGTTTCAAGAAAACAAAAAATAATGAAGAGTTTTTAATTTCTATGAATGATTAA
- the truA gene encoding tRNA pseudouridine(38-40) synthase TruA has translation MRYFIKLAYNGTHYHGWQYQPNASSVQETMNKAVSTLLNSEINLMGAGRTDTGVHAKEMYAHFDFETPFDIPNLVHKLNSYLPKDIAVYDIIPVHDEAHTRFDAVKRTYEYHINTFKDPFLQEQSWYFHQPLDVDLMNEAAELLFNYTDFQCFSKVNTDVNTFDCTIFEANWTRGTAEQGVDKQENGKLIFTISANRFLRNMVRAIVGTLINIGLHKITLADFNAIIKSKNRDKAGFSVPAHGLYLTEIEYDYITK, from the coding sequence TTGAGATATTTTATAAAATTAGCATACAACGGAACTCATTATCACGGCTGGCAATACCAACCTAATGCTTCGTCAGTGCAGGAAACGATGAACAAAGCCGTTTCCACCTTATTGAATTCCGAAATCAATCTCATGGGAGCCGGACGAACGGATACGGGAGTTCACGCCAAGGAAATGTATGCACACTTTGATTTTGAAACACCTTTTGACATTCCGAATCTGGTACACAAACTCAATTCCTACTTGCCAAAAGACATTGCTGTTTATGATATTATTCCCGTTCACGATGAAGCGCACACGCGATTTGACGCTGTAAAAAGAACCTATGAATACCACATCAACACGTTTAAAGATCCGTTTTTACAGGAACAAAGTTGGTATTTCCATCAGCCGCTAGATGTGGATTTGATGAACGAAGCTGCTGAATTATTGTTTAACTATACTGATTTTCAATGTTTCTCTAAAGTAAATACTGACGTAAACACCTTTGATTGCACGATTTTTGAAGCCAATTGGACTCGAGGCACAGCCGAACAGGGCGTAGACAAACAAGAAAACGGAAAGCTGATTTTCACCATTTCGGCCAATCGTTTTTTACGAAATATGGTTCGCGCCATTGTGGGAACTTTGATAAATATAGGTTTACACAAGATTACATTAGCCGATTTTAATGCTATCATAAAAAGCAAAAACAGAGACAAAGCTGGTTTTTCGGTTCCGGCGCATGGTTTGTATTTAACCGAAATAGAATACGATTACATTACGAAATAG
- a CDS encoding RsmB/NOP family class I SAM-dependent RNA methyltransferase, with protein MRLHRNLVYTTIDALNAIFNEGEYADKVVARSLKKDKRWGSSDRKFVAETIYEVVRWKRLYAEIAEVKEPFDRDNLWRMFSVWAVLRGYPIPDWRQLEGTPERKIKGRFDELSKVRALKESIPDWMDELGVKELGEKVWATEITAQNQPAKVILRVNTLKTNREALRAILMDLNIETETLKNQPDALVLKERANVFLTDAFKQGFFEVQDANSQLVAAFLDVKPGMRVVDTCAGAGGKTLHIASLMENKGQLIAMDLYESKLKQLKIRAKRDGAFNIEYRIIDSTKIIKKLHEKADRVLIDAPCSGLGVLKRNPDAKWKLKPEFIDNIRKVQSEVLESYSKIVKPGGKLVYATCSILPSENQEQIARFLTTDIGKQFNFVKDQKILASESGFDGFYMALLERKEAIEKPERTEKLEKTEKS; from the coding sequence ATGAGATTACACAGAAATTTAGTTTATACTACCATTGACGCTTTAAATGCCATTTTTAACGAAGGCGAATATGCTGATAAAGTGGTAGCCAGATCCTTAAAAAAAGACAAACGTTGGGGAAGCTCCGATAGAAAATTTGTTGCGGAAACCATCTACGAAGTCGTTCGTTGGAAAAGATTATATGCAGAAATAGCCGAAGTAAAAGAACCCTTCGATAGAGACAATCTTTGGAGAATGTTCTCCGTATGGGCAGTCTTAAGAGGCTACCCTATTCCTGATTGGCGTCAGCTGGAAGGAACTCCGGAGAGAAAAATAAAAGGCCGTTTTGATGAGCTGTCTAAAGTTAGAGCTTTGAAAGAATCTATTCCGGATTGGATGGATGAATTAGGGGTTAAAGAATTAGGTGAAAAAGTTTGGGCTACGGAAATCACAGCTCAAAACCAACCAGCAAAAGTTATTTTAAGAGTAAACACCCTTAAGACAAATAGAGAAGCATTACGTGCTATTTTGATGGATTTAAACATCGAAACAGAAACATTAAAAAATCAACCTGATGCTTTAGTTTTAAAAGAAAGAGCTAATGTTTTCTTGACTGATGCTTTTAAACAAGGTTTCTTCGAAGTTCAAGATGCCAATTCCCAATTAGTAGCTGCTTTCCTTGATGTAAAACCAGGAATGCGTGTGGTGGATACTTGTGCAGGTGCAGGGGGAAAAACGTTGCACATCGCTTCTTTGATGGAAAATAAAGGACAGCTAATTGCAATGGATTTATATGAAAGTAAATTAAAGCAATTAAAAATCCGTGCAAAAAGAGACGGTGCTTTCAATATTGAATATCGTATTATTGACTCCACAAAAATTATCAAAAAATTACACGAAAAAGCAGATCGTGTATTGATTGACGCGCCTTGTAGCGGTTTAGGAGTACTTAAAAGGAATCCAGACGCTAAATGGAAATTAAAACCTGAATTCATTGACAATATTCGTAAAGTACAATCGGAAGTTTTAGAGAGTTATTCTAAAATTGTAAAACCGGGAGGTAAATTAGTATATGCCACTTGTTCTATACTACCATCAGAAAATCAAGAGCAAATTGCTCGATTTTTGACTACCGATATTGGTAAACAGTTCAACTTTGTAAAAGACCAAAAAATTCTGGCATCAGAATCTGGTTTTGACGGATTCTACATGGCTTTGTTAGAACGAAAAGAAGCTATAGAAAAACCTGAAAGAACTGAAAAATTAGAGAAAACTGAAAAATCTTAA
- a CDS encoding DUF4293 family protein: MIQRIQTIYLFLALIVTLVLPFIFPLWIMKDGSDYYFMQNQFYVILLGLSTTLSLLSIVSYKKRQNQFVIGRLNIILNLILLGLFVYRSLNLSGETQVVSEKGIGMFLPILAIVLLVLANKAIKKDEDLVKSVDRLR; encoded by the coding sequence ATGATACAAAGAATTCAGACTATATATTTATTTCTTGCTTTAATAGTTACTCTAGTGTTACCCTTCATTTTTCCACTTTGGATAATGAAAGACGGTTCTGATTATTATTTTATGCAAAACCAATTTTATGTTATCCTTTTAGGATTAAGCACAACGCTTTCCTTATTAAGTATTGTTTCCTATAAAAAAAGACAAAATCAATTTGTTATTGGCAGGTTGAATATCATATTAAATTTGATTTTATTAGGATTGTTTGTATATCGTTCACTAAATCTATCTGGAGAAACTCAAGTGGTTTCTGAGAAAGGTATTGGGATGTTTCTACCTATCTTGGCTATCGTGTTATTAGTCTTGGCTAATAAAGCCATCAAGAAGGATGAGGATCTTGTAAAATCTGTGGACAGATTGAGGTAA
- a CDS encoding metallophosphoesterase family protein, translating into MKKILLLSDTHSHIDDTILKYVAQADEVWHAGDIGDLTVMDTIKKLKPLRCVYGNIDDAKARLEFPLHNRFMCEGVDVWITHIGGYPGKYNPSIKAEMAANPPKLFICGHSHILKVMFDKKHNLLHMNPGAAGKSGFHQVRTMLRFVIDGDKIKDLEIIEIEKKA; encoded by the coding sequence ATGAAAAAAATCCTTCTACTTTCCGATACGCACAGTCATATTGACGATACGATTTTAAAATATGTGGCTCAGGCTGATGAAGTTTGGCATGCGGGAGATATTGGCGATTTGACGGTGATGGACACGATTAAAAAACTGAAACCGCTCCGCTGTGTCTATGGTAATATTGATGATGCTAAAGCGCGATTAGAATTTCCGTTACACAACCGTTTTATGTGCGAAGGAGTGGATGTTTGGATTACTCATATCGGCGGTTATCCGGGCAAATACAACCCTAGTATTAAAGCGGAGATGGCTGCAAATCCCCCAAAGTTATTTATTTGTGGACATTCGCATATTCTTAAAGTTATGTTTGATAAAAAACACAATCTCTTGCATATGAATCCCGGAGCCGCTGGAAAAAGTGGTTTTCACCAGGTGCGTACCATGCTGCGTTTTGTGATTGATGGCGATAAAATCAAAGACTTGGAGATTATTGAAATCGAAAAAAAGGCGTAA
- a CDS encoding ATP-binding protein has translation MPQTRIILLLLFVLNLLNAGILAKEITPSKNKITALAKEANQYMKEDQFEKSLVKSRIALQYAIAIKDDNLIATIYNTIGANFDEMTEVDKAFFYYNKGLLYANKTNNYQLKNWLYNNLGNIYCFDKKQYEKGIFFYKKSLEYSEKIKDISQTVFTKLNITWAYFDTGRFDDGYPYLQFINKFHKKYGDESTIVALNMLNGMYYNHKMDIEKADLFFQNAIRLGKLGNEKSDLSFSHLEYSKFLLKNGKYQKAYQNLADYNSITAELNNEEKLKKINVAGINLELDAYKREIDNIETKYETNQQLLIEKQYKNKQISVIIIASLLLIIILFYFFFQNTRLKQNSKLKDLQSQIQENIINASINGQEMERKKIASFLHDNISALLSSAGLHLTVFTSQNQSPPQEIVKTKTILKEAHDKVRDLSHELMPSLLARFGLFYALEDLCEKNSNSLLHFNYSSVVSTITRYDEDFEMKIYFIVTELLNNIIKHSQAGKANVTIQEYNESLQIHITDNGKGFDTDKFGFLDGFGLNQIHARINNLKGTIAINSKVDSGTSISIAVPIAYQK, from the coding sequence ATGCCCCAAACCCGAATCATTTTATTACTGCTGTTTGTTCTCAATCTATTAAATGCTGGTATTCTTGCAAAAGAAATAACCCCATCTAAGAATAAAATAACAGCATTGGCAAAAGAGGCGAACCAATACATGAAAGAGGATCAATTTGAAAAATCCTTAGTCAAATCCAGAATTGCGTTGCAGTACGCGATAGCAATTAAAGATGACAATCTCATCGCCACTATTTACAACACTATTGGGGCAAATTTTGATGAAATGACCGAAGTCGACAAAGCTTTTTTCTACTATAATAAAGGCTTGTTGTACGCAAATAAAACTAACAATTACCAATTAAAAAACTGGCTTTATAATAATTTAGGGAACATCTATTGCTTTGATAAAAAACAATACGAGAAAGGAATTTTCTTCTATAAAAAATCGCTAGAATACAGTGAAAAGATAAAAGACATCAGTCAGACTGTTTTTACAAAACTCAATATTACTTGGGCCTATTTTGATACTGGCCGTTTTGACGACGGGTACCCCTATTTACAATTCATAAATAAATTCCATAAAAAATACGGCGACGAAAGTACTATAGTCGCATTAAACATGCTCAACGGGATGTATTATAATCATAAAATGGATATTGAAAAAGCGGATCTTTTTTTTCAAAATGCCATAAGATTAGGAAAATTAGGAAATGAAAAATCAGATTTATCTTTTTCACATTTGGAGTACTCCAAATTTTTATTGAAAAATGGTAAGTATCAAAAAGCCTATCAAAACCTTGCAGATTACAATTCAATAACCGCTGAGCTTAACAATGAAGAAAAGCTCAAGAAAATTAACGTAGCTGGCATCAATCTCGAATTAGACGCGTATAAAAGAGAGATTGACAATATTGAAACCAAATACGAGACAAACCAGCAATTATTGATTGAAAAGCAATATAAAAACAAACAAATAAGCGTCATCATCATAGCATCATTACTATTAATCATCATTCTTTTTTACTTTTTCTTTCAAAATACAAGACTAAAACAAAATTCAAAACTCAAAGACCTACAAAGTCAAATTCAGGAAAATATCATCAATGCCTCTATTAACGGACAAGAAATGGAGCGAAAAAAAATCGCTTCTTTTTTACATGATAACATAAGTGCTTTGCTTTCCTCAGCGGGATTGCATTTGACAGTTTTTACCTCTCAAAATCAATCTCCTCCTCAAGAAATAGTTAAAACTAAAACCATCTTAAAAGAAGCCCACGACAAAGTCCGTGATTTGTCTCATGAACTTATGCCATCGCTTTTAGCGCGATTTGGTTTGTTTTATGCTTTGGAAGATCTATGCGAAAAAAATTCAAATTCGCTACTTCATTTTAACTATTCAAGTGTCGTATCCACTATAACTCGATACGATGAAGATTTTGAAATGAAAATTTATTTTATCGTAACGGAGCTTTTGAATAATATAATTAAACACAGTCAAGCCGGTAAAGCAAATGTGACCATTCAAGAATATAATGAATCACTCCAAATTCATATTACTGATAATGGAAAAGGCTTTGACACTGATAAATTTGGGTTTCTCGACGGTTTCGGACTCAATCAAATTCACGCCAGAATAAACAATCTAAAAGGAACCATCGCAATTAATTCTAAGGTTGATTCTGGTACCTCAATTTCCATCGCGGTACCTATTGCGTATCAAAAATAA
- a CDS encoding ABC transporter ATP-binding protein has product MKAKAFDTRLFKRILQYTKPYQWRFNGVIIFAISLSVFAALRPYLLKQTVDGYIKTQDQHGLLLYVILMGIVLLMEVFSQFFFVYWANWLGQDIVKDIRTKLFRHILSFRMKYFDLVPVGQLVTRSVSDIESIARIFSQGLFMIISDLMKMLMVLIFMFYMNWTLTWIVIVAMPILVFITRIFQKKMQVAFEEVRTQIANMNSFVQERVTGMKIVQLFNREDIEFEKFREINDKHNKAWIKTILYNSIFFPIADIISSLTLGFIVLYGGMKILNGDHFTTFGDLFSYTMFIGMLFNPLRQIADKFNEMQLGMIAANRVFDILDTQDQIQDTGTIEAPLFQGNIRFENVRFGYIPEEDVIKGINLEVNAGQTIAIVGSTGAGKSTIINLLNRFYEINSGSIYIDNHNIENYTLSSLRNQIAVVLQDVFLFADTIFNNITLNNPAISREQVLAAAKKIGVHNFIMSLPDDYNFDVKERGVMLSSGQRQLIAFLRAYVSNPSILILDEATSSIDTYSEELIQRATETITKGRTSIVIAHRLATIVNADKIVVMDKGLIVEQGTHQELINRENGYYKNLYDSQFSVAN; this is encoded by the coding sequence ATGAAAGCAAAAGCATTTGATACCCGATTATTCAAACGAATATTACAATATACCAAACCGTACCAATGGCGTTTTAATGGCGTGATTATTTTTGCCATATCGCTTTCGGTATTTGCGGCCTTGCGTCCGTATTTATTAAAGCAAACCGTTGATGGGTACATAAAAACCCAAGATCAGCACGGATTACTATTGTATGTAATCTTGATGGGAATCGTGCTTTTGATGGAAGTATTCTCGCAATTTTTCTTTGTTTACTGGGCAAACTGGCTTGGGCAAGACATTGTTAAGGACATTAGAACTAAATTATTTCGTCACATTTTAAGTTTTAGAATGAAATATTTTGATTTGGTTCCTGTGGGGCAATTGGTTACTCGTTCGGTTTCGGATATTGAATCAATCGCGCGAATTTTCAGCCAAGGATTGTTTATGATTATCAGTGACCTGATGAAAATGCTCATGGTTCTTATTTTTATGTTTTACATGAACTGGACGCTGACCTGGATTGTGATTGTTGCCATGCCAATTCTGGTTTTCATCACCCGAATATTCCAAAAAAAAATGCAAGTGGCTTTTGAGGAAGTGCGTACGCAAATTGCTAACATGAACTCCTTTGTTCAGGAACGAGTGACGGGAATGAAAATCGTTCAGCTTTTTAATAGAGAAGATATTGAGTTTGAAAAATTCAGAGAAATCAACGACAAACACAACAAAGCCTGGATAAAAACCATTCTTTATAACTCCATCTTCTTTCCCATTGCTGATATTATTTCGTCCTTAACCTTAGGTTTTATAGTACTTTATGGCGGAATGAAGATATTAAACGGAGATCATTTTACCACTTTTGGAGATTTGTTTTCCTACACGATGTTTATAGGAATGTTATTTAATCCGTTGCGCCAAATTGCGGATAAATTCAATGAGATGCAACTAGGAATGATTGCCGCTAATCGTGTTTTTGACATTCTCGATACCCAAGATCAAATTCAGGATACAGGAACTATTGAAGCGCCACTTTTTCAAGGAAACATTAGATTTGAAAACGTTCGTTTTGGTTATATTCCTGAGGAAGATGTGATAAAAGGAATTAATCTTGAAGTAAATGCAGGACAAACTATCGCGATTGTGGGTTCGACAGGTGCCGGTAAATCAACTATTATAAACTTGTTAAACCGTTTTTATGAAATCAACAGCGGTTCTATTTATATTGACAATCACAACATTGAAAATTATACCTTAAGTTCTTTACGCAACCAAATTGCAGTGGTTTTGCAGGATGTTTTCCTTTTTGCCGATACGATTTTCAATAATATTACCTTAAATAATCCTGCTATTTCTCGCGAACAGGTTTTGGCTGCTGCCAAAAAAATTGGTGTGCATAATTTTATAATGAGTTTACCCGATGATTACAACTTTGATGTAAAAGAACGCGGTGTTATGCTCTCGTCAGGACAGCGTCAACTAATTGCTTTTTTAAGAGCGTATGTGAGTAATCCTAGCATTCTTATTCTGGACGAAGCAACTTCTTCAATAGATACGTATTCTGAGGAATTGATTCAACGTGCCACCGAGACCATTACCAAAGGAAGAACCTCGATTGTCATTGCGCATCGTCTCGCAACTATTGTCAATGCTGATAAAATTGTGGTCATGGATAAAGGTTTAATAGTTGAGCAAGGAACGCATCAGGAATTAATCAACCGCGAAAATGGGTATTACAAAAACTTGTATGATTCCCAGTTTTCGGTAGCGAATTAG
- a CDS encoding response regulator, protein MTTKIRIHLADDHQILIDGISSLLQTIPDFEVVGFSLNGSNLFDEVTQNKTDILMLDINMPQKDGIAVIKEFAEKGFPCKVIILSSYDDLKLIKEIMKLGASGYLTKQCAGENIVEAIEAVYRGEEYFCEAVREKIFNNVTKDNPKLNKIDSALNSILTGREIEIITLISLEYSGKEISEQLYISINTVETHRKNIMKKLDLKNSIGLVKYAIKNNLVKS, encoded by the coding sequence ATGACAACTAAAATTAGAATCCACTTGGCCGATGATCATCAAATTCTTATTGATGGTATTAGTTCATTACTACAAACCATTCCAGATTTTGAAGTGGTGGGATTCTCTTTAAATGGCAGTAACCTTTTTGATGAAGTCACTCAAAACAAAACCGATATCCTCATGCTGGATATCAATATGCCCCAAAAAGACGGCATTGCAGTCATTAAAGAATTTGCCGAAAAAGGGTTTCCTTGTAAGGTAATAATTCTCTCCAGTTATGATGATTTAAAATTGATAAAAGAAATCATGAAATTGGGTGCCAGTGGCTATTTGACTAAACAATGTGCCGGAGAAAATATAGTCGAAGCAATTGAAGCAGTTTATAGAGGTGAAGAATATTTTTGCGAAGCGGTAAGAGAAAAAATATTCAATAATGTAACAAAAGACAATCCAAAATTAAACAAGATAGATTCTGCTCTTAATTCTATATTGACTGGAAGAGAAATCGAAATCATTACTTTAATTTCTTTAGAATATAGCGGTAAAGAAATCAGTGAACAATTATACATCAGTATAAATACCGTCGAAACCCATCGCAAGAATATTATGAAAAAACTAGACCTGAAAAATAGTATCGGTCTGGTTAAATATGCCATTAAAAACAATTTAGTCAAATCATAA